The DNA window ATGCTGACCGCCGGCGCCACGATGTGGGCCACGGCGGCGGTGCCTGCGGCGGACATCCCGTCGCTGTCGATGGCCGACGGCCCGATGGGCGTGGCGGGCGCGCGTGTCGACGAGCGCGACGTCTCGCTGCTCACGCCCGCTCCGGTCGCGCTGGGCGCCAGCTGGGACCCGGCGCTGGCGAAAAAAGTCGGACGTCTTGTGGGCGGCGAGGCGATCCGCCGGGGTGTGGACCTGATGCTCGCGCCGAATCTGAACCTGGCGCGCAGTCCGCTGGCGGGGCGCGCCTTCGAATACTTTTCGGAAGACCCGCTGCTGTGCGGCCAGTTGGGGGCTGCCTGGATCGAGGGCTGCCAATCCACCGGCACCGGCGCCGTCGCCAAGCACCTGGTGTGCAACGACAGCGAAACCGCGCGCGACCAGATGAACGCCGTGGTCGACCCGCGCACCCTGCGCGAGGTGTACCTGCTGCCGTTCGAGCTGGCGGCGCAGGCCAAATGCGCCGGCATGCTCACCGCCTACAACAAAGTCAATGGCGCCTGGTGCGCCGAGGCGTCGCCCGTGATCGGCGCCATCGCCAAGGACGAATGGGGGTTTGCCGGCGTGTTCATGAGCGACTGGTTCGGCACCCATTCCACGGTCGGCTCGCTGCTCGGCGGACTCGATCTGGAAATGCCGGGGCCGGCGCGCTTTCTCGGCGCGCACAGCGCGAACGCGGTGGAGGAGGGCGCCGTGCCATCCGCCCGCCTGCGCGATGCCGCGGCCCGGGTGGCGGGCGCCGCGCGCCGCTTCGGCGGCGCCAAGGGCACGTCGATGACTGACGCGAAGGCGGCCGAACTGCTGGTGGAAGCCGCGGCCGCCGGCTTCACCCTGGTGCGCAACGAGGACGCGCTGCTGCCGCTCGATATCAAACGCCATCCTCGCATCGCCGTGATCGGCCCCAACGCCAGCGCGCCGTGCTTCCAGGGCGGCACCTTCGCCAAGATCGCCGTCAGGCCAGACGCAGTGCTGCCCATCGACGCGCTGCGCCTCCGCTTCGGCGACGCCATCGCCGGCTATGCGCCCGGTGTGGACCCGCAACCGAAGCTGCCGCGCATGGATGCGCGGCCGGCGCGCGACCTCGGTGACGGCTGCGCGCGCGGCATGACCATCGATTACTTCGACAATCCGGCCTGCGAGGGCGCGCCGCTGGCCAGCGAAACGCGCGACACCAACTCGCTCACCTGGTTCCACGGCGTGCACGAGGCGGGTGCCTTGCAGCGCGATGCCGCCACCCGCGCCAGCGGCGCCTACACCGCCGCCGAAGCGGGCGGCCATCTGTTCTACGTGGGGGGCACCGGCGCGCTGCGGCTTCTTGTCGATGGCCGCGAGGTATTCCGCCGCGACGAGCAACTGGCGCCCGGCGACGTGATGGGACGCCTGAAAAGCGGCGACGCCGACAGCGTGACCGTGCAGCTGGCGGCGGGCCAAACGGTGGCCGTGGTGGCGGAATTGCGTTACACGGCCGCGCGTTGCCAAGGCCTGTGGTATGGCGTGCGCGGGCCGGGCAGCGCCGAATCGATGATGGCGCAGGCGCTGGACCAGGCACGCCAGGCCGACGCGGTGATCCTGATAGTGGGCGAGACGTCCGACGCCAGCGTGGAAAGCAAGGACCGTCCCGACACCCACCTGCCGGCCGAGCAGATCGCGCTAATCGAACAGGTGTGCGCGGCCAATCCCAACACCGTCATCGTCACCAACGTGGGCCATGCGTTCGACACCCGCTGGGAGGGGCTGGCCAAAGCGGTTTTACACTGCTGGTATCCGGGCCAGGAATTCGGCGCGGCGCTGGCGCAGGTGCTGGCGGGCGAGCGCGAGCCGGGCGGCCGCCTTCCGGTCAGCATCGCCGCCGAAGACGGCGACTATCCGGCGCTGTCGCTGCAACCGGACGCCAACGGCGACCTGCATTACAGCGATGGTGTGCGGGTGGGTTATCGGGGACTGGCAGCGAAGGGCGTGGCGCCGCGCCAGGCTTTCGGCGCCGGTTTCGGCTATGCCAGCTTCGAGCTGCGCGCGCCCGGACTTGAAGCCGTCGGCGATGGCTGGGAGTTGACCGTCACCCTGCGCAACACCAGCGCGCGCGCCGGCGCCGAAGTGGTGCAGGTGTACCGCGACCAGCCGGAGCTGACGCTGGTCGGCTTTGCCAAGGCTCACCTGGACGCCGGCGAGGAGCGGCAAGTGCGTGTCGCCATCGCCGCGCGCCGCATGCAGCTGTGGGATGGCGGCTGGACCGACCTGGCGGGGCCGGTGCGGCTGCTGGTCGGGCGGTCGAGCACTGATTTACCTTACTCGCTGCCATTCGCGACAACCATCTAAACAATATAAAACGGAGACAGACATCATGAACCACTACACCAACAACGCCCGCGCCAACGGCCGCACTCCTTACATCGTCGGCATCGGCGGCACCACGCGTCCGGGATCGAGCACCGAGACCGCACTGCGCGTGGCGCTGCACCACGCGGCGGAACTGGGCGCGCGCACCGAATTGTTCGGCGGCGCCGCGCTGGCCGCGCTGCCCGGCTACTCGCCCGAGCAGAACGAACGCACCGACGGCCAGCGCGCGCTGGTGGAAGCGGTGCGCCGGGCCGATGCCATCATCTTCGCCTCGCCGGGCTACCACGGCGGCGTGTCGGGACTGGTGAAGAACGCCATCGATCTGCTGGAGGACCTGCGCGCCGACGAGCGTGTCTACCTCGACGGCATGCCGGTGGGTTGTATCGTGACCGCCGCCGGCTGGCAGGGCTGTAATACCACCCTCGGCGCGCTGCGTTCGATCGTGCACGCGCTGCGCGGCTGGCCCACGCCCGTGGGCGTCACGCTCAATACCGCCGGCGTGCGCCTGTTCGACGGCGAAGGCCGGTGCCTGGAGCCGCAGGTGACGGCCAGCCTGCGCCTGTTGGCGGAGCAGGTGGTGGGCGTGCGCAGCCCGGTCGCGGCGGCATAATAAAAATTAGAATTGCGATTCTAAATTTATGCTATCCTGATTTGCAAGTGACGCGCGCCCGGGCAGGGCGCGACCCAAAACGAGACTGAAAAGTCCAATCGTCGGAGACAAAAGTGCCCTACCAAAACGATGCCGGCCCCGGCCCGCGCGCTCTGCTTGCGCGTCCGCGACCTACCCTGATCCTCGCGGCCTTGCTGGCCGCCGGCGGCGCCGCCGCCGAAGACAATCCGATGATCGAAGTGATCGTCACGGCCCAGAAGACCGCGCAGCCGGCATCGAAAACGCCGCTGGCGCTGTCGGTGCTCGGTGGCGACGAGTTGCGCCAGGCCGGCGCCACCAACGCCGTGGCGCTGACCGAGCTGGCGCCGAATGTGCAGATCTCCACCGATTCCGGCAAATTGCAGGTCGCCATACGCGGCGTGGTCAGCCTGGACACCAGCGAGAAGGGCGATTCGTCCACCGCCTTCAATGTCGATGGCGCCTACATCGGCCGCAGCGAGGCGCAGCTGGGCAGCTTCCTCGACCTCGAGCGCGTCGAGGTGCTGCGCGGGCCGCAAGGCACGCTGTACGGGCGCAACGCCACCGCCGGCGCCATCAACCTGATCACCAACAAGCCGGGCGGCAAGCTCGAAGGCCGGATCGACACCGAGATCGGCGACTACGGCGCCCGCCGCGTCGAGGGCATGGTCAATCTGCCCGTCAACGCCATGCTGGCGCTGCGCGCGGCGGCCGTCACGGTGCGCCACGACAGCTACCTCGAACCCGGCCCGAACACGGTAGGCCTGACGGACAAGGATGACAGCGCCGCGCGGCTGCACGCATTGCTGACTTTTTCGCCGTCGACCACATGGTTGCTGACGGCCGAGCGCAGCAAGGCCGGCGGCAACGGCGCCAGCTCGGTGCCGCTGACGAACTTCTTCACCGGCGCAGCCGTCGCGGGCGGGAACAACCTGGCCAATCCCGTCTACGTCGATCGGGGCGCGACCGTGCAGCGCACTGCCGCCGCGAGGTATGCGGACGTGGGCAGCTACAAGGATGACGTGGCGACGTCGCTGCGCTCGGAACTGAAGACCGCGCTGGGGGAGTCCACGGAGTTGACCTGGCAGTTCGCGCGCCTGCATTTGACGCTGGATGAACTCAACAACGGCACCTATTTCGGTTTCCCGATGTATAACCCGATGTTCGGCGAGTCGACCCAGCGCACGCACGAGGTGCGGCTCAATTCGGCCGGCGCGCCGCGCCTGTCCTGGGTGGCGGGCCTGTACCACTACGACGAGGATATCTTCCGCTCCTCCACCTTCAACACGCAAACGCCCGGCCCGCTGATCGTGCTGCCATTCACGCCGACGGTCCATAGCCGCTCCAAGGCGGCGTTCGGGCAGATGACCTATCGCGTCGATCCGCGATTGCGCGTCACGCTCGGCGCGCGCACCACGCGCGATGAAAAATCGGGCCACGACCCGCTCAGCGGCAGTGCCACAGGCCCCGGGTATAGCGC is part of the Oxalobacteraceae bacterium OTU3CAMAD1 genome and encodes:
- a CDS encoding glycoside hydrolase family 3 C-terminal domain-containing protein yields the protein MDQQLSVADMAMLTAGATMWATAAVPAADIPSLSMADGPMGVAGARVDERDVSLLTPAPVALGASWDPALAKKVGRLVGGEAIRRGVDLMLAPNLNLARSPLAGRAFEYFSEDPLLCGQLGAAWIEGCQSTGTGAVAKHLVCNDSETARDQMNAVVDPRTLREVYLLPFELAAQAKCAGMLTAYNKVNGAWCAEASPVIGAIAKDEWGFAGVFMSDWFGTHSTVGSLLGGLDLEMPGPARFLGAHSANAVEEGAVPSARLRDAAARVAGAARRFGGAKGTSMTDAKAAELLVEAAAAGFTLVRNEDALLPLDIKRHPRIAVIGPNASAPCFQGGTFAKIAVRPDAVLPIDALRLRFGDAIAGYAPGVDPQPKLPRMDARPARDLGDGCARGMTIDYFDNPACEGAPLASETRDTNSLTWFHGVHEAGALQRDAATRASGAYTAAEAGGHLFYVGGTGALRLLVDGREVFRRDEQLAPGDVMGRLKSGDADSVTVQLAAGQTVAVVAELRYTAARCQGLWYGVRGPGSAESMMAQALDQARQADAVILIVGETSDASVESKDRPDTHLPAEQIALIEQVCAANPNTVIVTNVGHAFDTRWEGLAKAVLHCWYPGQEFGAALAQVLAGEREPGGRLPVSIAAEDGDYPALSLQPDANGDLHYSDGVRVGYRGLAAKGVAPRQAFGAGFGYASFELRAPGLEAVGDGWELTVTLRNTSARAGAEVVQVYRDQPELTLVGFAKAHLDAGEERQVRVAIAARRMQLWDGGWTDLAGPVRLLVGRSSTDLPYSLPFATTI
- a CDS encoding NAD(P)H-dependent oxidoreductase → MNHYTNNARANGRTPYIVGIGGTTRPGSSTETALRVALHHAAELGARTELFGGAALAALPGYSPEQNERTDGQRALVEAVRRADAIIFASPGYHGGVSGLVKNAIDLLEDLRADERVYLDGMPVGCIVTAAGWQGCNTTLGALRSIVHALRGWPTPVGVTLNTAGVRLFDGEGRCLEPQVTASLRLLAEQVVGVRSPVAAA
- a CDS encoding TonB-dependent receptor, which produces MPYQNDAGPGPRALLARPRPTLILAALLAAGGAAAEDNPMIEVIVTAQKTAQPASKTPLALSVLGGDELRQAGATNAVALTELAPNVQISTDSGKLQVAIRGVVSLDTSEKGDSSTAFNVDGAYIGRSEAQLGSFLDLERVEVLRGPQGTLYGRNATAGAINLITNKPGGKLEGRIDTEIGDYGARRVEGMVNLPVNAMLALRAAAVTVRHDSYLEPGPNTVGLTDKDDSAARLHALLTFSPSTTWLLTAERSKAGGNGASSVPLTNFFTGAAVAGGNNLANPVYVDRGATVQRTAAARYADVGSYKDDVATSLRSELKTALGESTELTWQFARLHLTLDELNNGTYFGFPMYNPMFGESTQRTHEVRLNSAGAPRLSWVAGLYHYDEDIFRSSTFNTQTPGPLIVLPFTPTVHSRSKAAFGQMTYRVDPRLRVTLGARTTRDEKSGHDPLSGSATGPGYSAQVESAKSNFRVAADYDLRPAVMVYASLSTGYKAGGFNDTSGSAYLPENITSLEAGVKGRFLANRLRLGAAAFRYDYKDMQLTSVVCTGATAATCGALTTNASNATIQGVEVEGTWQATTDDRINFSLATADGKFKSYMPDGVTDWSGQQIDRAPAYNASLGYAHTFMFDSGASVVAKVGTRLNGAYFLSDSASAARYRQPSYRKSDISVTYTAAAQRFYVQAFARNLENTVTIDSLVPGGFGIGAPRTIGLRAGTQF